A window from Bosea sp. ANAM02 encodes these proteins:
- a CDS encoding tyrosine-type recombinase/integrase, which produces MTKAKIAEGRDRRKEKPHAANNFLKAMRTLFGWAVKNEHVEADPTIGVKLLSTDNREGFHTWDEDEVAKFEAKWPIGTRERLAMDLLLYTGLRRGDVVRIGRPHVRRGLLTIRTEKTEEVVILPVLPPLQTSIDATQGGELTFLATSRGQPFDKASFGNWFAKKCKEAGVPGRAHGLRKCGAVRAAEGGATEAQMNAIFGWAEGSKQSSTYIKKADRARRAAAAAQTLLPVLKPEDQIPEEEAQPVNAKSRTV; this is translated from the coding sequence GTGACGAAAGCCAAGATTGCAGAGGGCAGGGACCGGCGGAAAGAGAAGCCTCACGCCGCCAACAACTTCCTGAAGGCCATGCGGACCCTGTTCGGCTGGGCCGTGAAGAACGAGCACGTTGAGGCTGATCCGACGATCGGCGTGAAGCTACTGTCGACCGACAACCGGGAAGGCTTTCACACGTGGGATGAAGACGAGGTCGCGAAGTTCGAGGCCAAGTGGCCCATCGGGACGCGTGAGCGCCTTGCCATGGATTTGCTGCTCTATACCGGGCTGCGCCGCGGCGACGTGGTGAGGATCGGCCGCCCGCACGTCAGGCGCGGGCTCCTCACGATTCGAACTGAGAAGACGGAAGAGGTCGTCATCCTCCCGGTGCTGCCGCCGCTGCAGACGTCGATCGATGCGACTCAGGGCGGAGAGCTGACCTTCCTCGCCACGTCGCGCGGCCAGCCTTTCGACAAGGCGTCGTTCGGCAACTGGTTCGCCAAGAAGTGCAAGGAGGCTGGCGTGCCGGGGAGGGCGCATGGCTTGCGGAAGTGCGGAGCGGTCAGGGCGGCAGAAGGCGGCGCGACCGAGGCGCAGATGAACGCCATCTTCGGATGGGCCGAAGGGAGCAAGCAGAGCTCCACCTACATCAAGAAGGCTGACCGGGCGCGACGCGCTGCTGCGGCGGCTCAAACGCTCCTGCCGGTACTGAAGCCGGAGGATCAAATACCGGAGGAGGAAGCACAGCCCGTGAACGCAAAATCCCGCACCGTATGA
- a CDS encoding type I restriction endonuclease subunit R — MRPAGASPSLSGSIASEKAVVEVPAVELLQSLGWQHGDLMQEEVGAKNATGRLSFREVILPARLRASLRRLNPALPKAALSEAERALTADRSAMLPVAANREVYGFLRDGVPIEVRQPDGSLKPERVVLVDWTNPTSNDFFLASQFWIESDLYKRRPDTVGFVNGIPLLLVEWKAPMQPVQEAYEANLRDYRDTIPRLFEFNGFTILSNGLEALMGAGHAEFESFAPWKKLDEEGPASVAMETLLRATCEPPRFLDLVENFLLFDDARGGLRKVVAKYHQVLGVNRAIEAIEQIGQNRGRLGVFWHTQGSGKSLSMVMFAEKALRRVGGNWTFVVITDRQELDEQIAGTFASVGALTKNVDDCQAQSRAHLRELLAGQERYVFTLIHKFSVERGELMPVLSERSDIIVITDEAHRSQYDQLAANMRRALPNAAFIGFTGTPLIAGQEERTREVFGDYVSVYNFAQSIADGATVPLYYEARKPELQLDAEELRDDLDDLLDEAALDEDQEKRLQREFARQYHLITREDRLDQVAADLVRHFAARGYLGKAMFVAIDKATAVRMHDKVKAQWSALLAAEEARVAGVPEEARGALAERLEWMRWVDMAVVVSQSQNEIADLKAKGLDILPHRERMQKEDLESKFKDPDDPLRLVFVCAMWITGFDVPTCSTVYLDKPMKNHTLMQTIARANRRAPGKSAGVIVDYVGVFLNLQKALAIYAGQQGGGAPIRNKDELVAVLDEALARARTFCTGVGVDIDAILAVDKLARLALIGQGVEALIAPDERRREFFRLAGATTRAYKALLPDERAASYLKPVAAVHVLAEAVRGKLGPVDIAAISAKIEALLDERVQGVAITAPIIDGDEAGGRVDLSSIDFEKLATLFASQPKTAAEQLKTAAERKAHDMAAKNPTRVHLVEKFERLVDEYNLGTLDAETFFAALKNLIAEMDDEDRRAAREGLSEDELAIFDLLSKPEPKLTRAQEVEVKRVARELLEKLQELLGVNQWQLRPQPRAAVQSTIRFALNDLPEEPYPEEVWNEKVDAVWQFVFSRYQAGAGTAAAR; from the coding sequence ATGCGGCCCGCCGGCGCCTCGCCCTCGCTATCCGGCTCCATCGCCAGCGAGAAGGCGGTGGTGGAGGTGCCGGCCGTCGAACTGCTGCAATCGCTCGGGTGGCAGCACGGCGACCTTATGCAGGAAGAGGTAGGGGCGAAGAACGCCACAGGGCGCCTCTCGTTCCGCGAGGTGATCCTGCCTGCCCGCCTCCGCGCCTCACTACGACGCCTGAACCCAGCATTGCCCAAGGCGGCTCTCAGCGAGGCCGAGAGAGCGCTCACGGCCGACCGCTCGGCGATGCTCCCAGTGGCGGCTAACCGTGAGGTGTACGGGTTCCTGCGCGACGGTGTGCCTATTGAAGTGCGGCAGCCAGACGGCTCGCTGAAACCCGAGCGCGTAGTCCTGGTCGACTGGACTAACCCGACCAGCAACGATTTCTTCCTCGCGTCCCAGTTCTGGATCGAGAGCGACCTCTACAAGCGTCGGCCGGATACAGTCGGTTTCGTCAACGGCATCCCGCTCCTGCTCGTGGAGTGGAAGGCCCCGATGCAGCCCGTTCAGGAAGCCTACGAGGCCAACCTGCGGGACTACCGCGACACGATCCCGCGGCTCTTCGAGTTCAACGGTTTCACGATCCTCTCCAATGGCCTTGAGGCCCTCATGGGGGCGGGCCACGCGGAATTCGAAAGCTTCGCGCCATGGAAGAAGCTGGATGAGGAGGGTCCCGCGAGCGTGGCGATGGAAACCCTCCTGCGGGCGACCTGCGAACCGCCTCGCTTCCTCGACCTTGTCGAGAACTTCCTGCTTTTCGACGATGCCCGCGGCGGGTTGCGGAAGGTGGTCGCGAAGTATCATCAGGTGCTCGGCGTTAACCGCGCCATCGAGGCAATCGAGCAAATCGGCCAGAACCGTGGCCGTCTCGGCGTCTTCTGGCACACCCAGGGCAGCGGCAAGAGCCTGTCCATGGTGATGTTCGCCGAGAAGGCCTTACGCCGCGTAGGTGGCAACTGGACCTTTGTCGTGATCACCGACCGGCAGGAGCTGGACGAGCAGATCGCCGGTACCTTCGCGTCCGTCGGGGCTCTCACCAAGAATGTAGACGACTGCCAAGCCCAGAGCCGGGCTCATCTCCGAGAGCTGCTTGCCGGCCAGGAGCGATACGTTTTCACGTTGATCCACAAGTTCTCGGTCGAGCGTGGCGAGCTGATGCCGGTGCTGTCGGAGCGCAGCGACATCATCGTCATTACGGACGAGGCCCACAGAAGCCAGTACGACCAGCTCGCCGCCAATATGCGCCGGGCGCTCCCGAATGCGGCCTTCATCGGTTTCACTGGGACGCCGCTGATCGCGGGCCAGGAGGAGCGCACGCGCGAGGTCTTCGGCGACTACGTTTCAGTCTACAATTTCGCGCAGTCCATCGCGGACGGCGCCACCGTGCCCCTCTACTACGAGGCACGGAAGCCGGAACTGCAGCTCGACGCGGAGGAGCTTCGCGACGACCTTGATGACCTCCTCGACGAAGCCGCCCTCGACGAAGACCAGGAGAAGCGCCTGCAGCGGGAGTTCGCCCGGCAGTACCATCTGATCACCCGCGAGGACCGACTGGACCAGGTGGCTGCCGATCTCGTTCGCCACTTCGCGGCGCGTGGCTACCTCGGCAAGGCGATGTTCGTCGCCATCGACAAGGCCACCGCGGTCCGCATGCACGACAAGGTGAAGGCGCAATGGTCGGCACTGCTGGCGGCCGAAGAAGCGCGAGTGGCGGGGGTCCCTGAAGAAGCCCGTGGTGCCCTTGCGGAGCGCCTGGAGTGGATGCGGTGGGTCGACATGGCGGTGGTGGTCAGCCAGTCGCAGAACGAGATTGCGGACCTTAAGGCGAAGGGCCTCGACATCCTTCCCCATCGCGAGCGGATGCAGAAGGAGGACCTGGAGAGCAAGTTCAAGGACCCGGACGATCCCCTCCGGCTCGTCTTCGTCTGCGCGATGTGGATCACCGGCTTCGATGTGCCGACCTGCAGCACGGTCTACCTCGACAAGCCGATGAAGAACCACACGCTGATGCAGACCATAGCCCGGGCGAACAGGCGGGCGCCGGGCAAGAGCGCAGGCGTCATCGTCGACTATGTCGGCGTCTTCTTGAACCTACAGAAGGCTCTCGCGATCTACGCGGGGCAGCAGGGCGGCGGCGCTCCGATCCGGAACAAGGACGAGTTGGTTGCTGTGCTGGATGAGGCGCTGGCGCGAGCGCGAACCTTCTGCACGGGCGTGGGGGTCGATATCGACGCCATCCTTGCAGTGGACAAGCTGGCGCGGCTGGCATTGATCGGCCAGGGGGTCGAGGCCCTCATCGCACCCGACGAACGACGACGGGAGTTCTTCCGCCTCGCTGGAGCCACCACGCGGGCCTACAAGGCCCTCCTGCCGGACGAGAGGGCGGCCTCCTACCTCAAGCCGGTGGCGGCCGTTCACGTCCTTGCAGAGGCCGTTCGGGGCAAGCTGGGTCCAGTAGACATCGCCGCGATCTCGGCAAAGATCGAAGCTCTGTTGGACGAGCGAGTTCAGGGCGTCGCGATCACTGCGCCCATCATCGATGGCGATGAGGCCGGAGGGCGGGTCGACCTATCCAGCATCGACTTCGAGAAGCTCGCGACACTGTTCGCCAGCCAGCCCAAGACGGCGGCCGAACAACTCAAGACGGCGGCCGAGAGGAAGGCCCATGACATGGCCGCGAAGAACCCAACTCGGGTTCACCTCGTCGAGAAGTTCGAGAGATTGGTCGACGAGTACAACCTCGGCACGCTCGACGCAGAGACCTTCTTCGCCGCACTGAAGAACTTGATCGCTGAGATGGACGATGAGGACCGCCGTGCGGCTCGCGAAGGGCTGAGCGAGGATGAACTCGCCATATTCGACCTCCTCAGCAAGCCCGAGCCGAAGCTCACCAGGGCCCAGGAGGTCGAGGTGAAGAGGGTGGCCCGGGAGTTGCTGGAGAAGCTCCAGGAGTTGCTGGGCGTGAACCAGTGGCAGTTGCGGCCTCAACCCCGGGCCGCGGTTCAGTCGACGATCCGCTTCGCGTTGAACGACCTCCCTGAAGAGCCCTATCCGGAGGAGGTCTGGAACGAGAAGGTCGATGCCGTCTGGCAGTTCGTGTTCAGCCGGTATCAGGCAGGCGCGGGTACTGCTGCGGCGCGATGA
- a CDS encoding recombinase family protein produces the protein MFRRFIAYRRVSTEQQGRSGLGLEAQEAAVQGFLAAQGSQAKLLATYTEIESGKRDDRPELTKALEHVRLTGATLIIAKLDRLSRDAHFLLGLQKAEVDFVACDMPSADRFTVGIMAMLAQKERELISERTKAALAAAKARGRRLGNPNGAAHLRPYGNARAIEAVRLDAQERAERLRRIINELRSSGVTSANGLAKALNERHVATARGGTWTARSVLNVMERL, from the coding sequence ATGTTCCGCCGCTTCATCGCCTACCGCCGCGTTAGCACCGAACAACAGGGCCGCAGTGGCCTAGGCCTGGAGGCGCAGGAAGCGGCCGTCCAAGGCTTCCTGGCCGCGCAGGGGAGCCAGGCGAAGCTCCTCGCGACCTACACCGAGATCGAAAGTGGCAAGCGCGATGATCGGCCCGAACTGACCAAGGCCCTGGAGCATGTCCGCTTGACCGGTGCGACACTGATCATCGCCAAGCTCGACCGTCTGTCCCGCGACGCCCACTTTCTCCTGGGACTGCAGAAGGCCGAGGTAGATTTCGTCGCCTGCGACATGCCCAGCGCCGACCGCTTCACGGTGGGGATCATGGCGATGCTGGCGCAGAAGGAGCGCGAGCTGATCTCGGAGCGCACCAAGGCGGCCCTGGCGGCGGCGAAGGCGCGAGGCCGGCGGCTTGGGAACCCGAACGGAGCCGCCCATCTCCGCCCCTATGGCAACGCCAGGGCCATCGAAGCCGTTCGCCTTGACGCACAGGAGCGGGCCGAACGGCTTCGGCGGATCATCAACGAACTGCGCTCGTCTGGCGTGACCTCGGCCAACGGCCTCGCCAAGGCCCTGAACGAGCGACACGTAGCGACCGCCCGTGGTGGCACCTGGACTGCCCGGAGTGTCCTCAACGTCATGGAACGCCTCTGA
- a CDS encoding restriction endonuclease subunit S has protein sequence MIRTTNVKGGFVNLSEVRYVEEATYQQWTRRQVPRRGDIILTREAPLGEVGLLREDEGIFLGQRLMSYRANPKYVDNRFLLYALLGPELQGQIQALGAGSTVAHMRVPDAQRLLIPTPPLAVQERIGSILGAYDDLIEVNRRRIALLEEMARRLFNEWFVRFRFPGHDGFPMVDTAEGAVPKGWSLRQVAGLTSYISRGLAPRYDEAATTLVINQKCIRDQRLSLTSARTQSKAVPVDKLVQLGDVLVNSTGVGTLGRVAQVEAVLEGLTVDTHVTIVRPAAHVDRDFFGLALLRLEPMFERLGAGATGQTELSRARIADVELVEPPSEVQASFGRLVRPMRELSFRLAQQNEALIASRTLLHPRLIGGELSLDEVERELEAAA, from the coding sequence ATGATCCGCACGACCAACGTGAAAGGTGGCTTCGTCAACTTGTCCGAGGTGAGGTACGTCGAAGAGGCGACCTATCAGCAATGGACCAGGCGGCAAGTACCGCGACGTGGGGACATCATCCTGACGCGAGAAGCGCCGCTGGGAGAAGTTGGGTTGCTGCGCGAGGACGAAGGCATTTTCTTGGGTCAGCGCCTGATGTCGTATCGCGCCAATCCGAAGTACGTCGACAATCGCTTTCTTCTCTACGCACTGCTCGGACCGGAGCTACAGGGGCAAATCCAGGCTCTGGGGGCAGGATCGACCGTCGCCCACATGCGAGTACCTGACGCGCAGCGACTACTTATTCCCACACCGCCGCTTGCGGTCCAGGAGCGCATCGGCTCCATCCTCGGCGCCTATGATGACCTGATCGAGGTTAATCGTCGGCGGATCGCGCTGCTGGAGGAGATGGCCCGGAGGCTCTTCAACGAGTGGTTCGTTCGGTTCCGCTTCCCGGGGCACGACGGCTTCCCGATGGTCGACACGGCCGAGGGAGCGGTGCCGAAAGGTTGGTCCCTCCGTCAGGTTGCAGGGCTAACTTCGTATATCTCGCGGGGTCTAGCTCCACGGTACGATGAGGCCGCCACCACCCTCGTGATTAACCAGAAGTGCATTCGGGATCAGCGCCTGTCCCTTACTTCTGCTCGAACGCAGAGCAAGGCTGTTCCGGTCGATAAGCTGGTGCAGCTTGGTGATGTTCTCGTGAACTCAACCGGCGTCGGCACTCTTGGACGCGTCGCGCAGGTCGAAGCTGTCCTCGAAGGTCTTACGGTGGATACACACGTCACCATCGTCAGGCCGGCAGCCCACGTGGATCGAGATTTCTTCGGTCTGGCGCTCCTACGCCTGGAGCCGATGTTCGAGAGATTAGGCGCAGGTGCCACGGGGCAAACCGAACTCAGTCGGGCCCGTATTGCGGACGTGGAGTTGGTCGAACCGCCTTCGGAGGTTCAGGCCAGCTTTGGTCGCTTAGTCAGACCTATGCGGGAGCTGTCCTTCCGGCTCGCCCAGCAAAATGAAGCGCTGATCGCCTCACGTACATTGCTGCACCCCCGCTTGATCGGGGGAGAGTTGTCCCTCGACGAGGTTGAACGCGAACTTGAGGCCGCCGCCTAA
- a CDS encoding class I SAM-dependent DNA methyltransferase, whose product MAIDLQDISRRLFAAADQLWTNSNLRPDQYAQPVLALIALRQMEAKFEAVHKDLEPHFKGRLKATPADYQARGAVYLPETARFSRLLALPGTADLGAELNAAMKGIAEANPDLAGALPQGYQGLPNAVLQELLRLLAPLKIEGDAYGLIFEYFMGQFASSFMQKGGEYFTPASIVKLIVEVIEPYHGAILDPACGSGGMFVHSAEFVRRHHKAPESEISVFGVEKMADTLRLCRLNLAIHGLSGDLREASSYYDDPHKLIGRFDFVMANPPFNQSEVDRTKLANEAGTIDARFPLGLPTVNNANYLWINLFYAALNPSGRAGFVMANSASDEGKGGQLELRRKLIETGAVDCIIAVGPNMFFTVTLPVTLWFLDKGKAKGPRGDQVLFVDARNLYRQVTRAHRMFDPDQIEFLGNIVRLWRGEPVETEAGSATRMAEAFPEGRYRDVPGLCRVATRKQIEEQGWSLNSGRYVGVAPGQKHDEEEFRVKLEALQEELEELNVEAAQLQAAISRNVAELLEV is encoded by the coding sequence GTGGCCATCGACCTACAAGACATCTCGCGGCGTTTGTTCGCCGCGGCCGATCAACTCTGGACGAACAGCAACCTGCGCCCCGACCAGTACGCGCAGCCAGTGCTGGCGCTCATCGCCTTGCGCCAGATGGAGGCCAAGTTCGAAGCCGTCCACAAGGACCTGGAGCCTCACTTCAAGGGCCGCCTGAAGGCCACTCCGGCGGACTATCAGGCCCGTGGTGCGGTCTACCTCCCGGAGACGGCCCGCTTCTCGCGCCTGCTGGCGCTGCCGGGCACCGCCGATCTCGGAGCCGAGCTCAATGCCGCCATGAAGGGGATCGCCGAGGCCAACCCGGACCTCGCAGGTGCGCTGCCTCAGGGCTATCAAGGTCTGCCCAACGCCGTCCTGCAGGAACTGCTGCGCCTCCTGGCGCCGTTGAAGATCGAAGGGGACGCCTACGGGCTCATCTTCGAGTACTTCATGGGGCAGTTCGCTTCCTCATTCATGCAGAAGGGCGGGGAGTACTTCACTCCCGCGTCCATCGTGAAGCTCATCGTCGAGGTGATTGAGCCCTATCACGGGGCGATCCTCGACCCGGCCTGTGGTTCAGGCGGCATGTTCGTTCACTCCGCCGAGTTCGTCCGTCGCCATCACAAGGCCCCGGAGAGCGAGATCAGCGTCTTCGGCGTCGAGAAGATGGCCGATACGCTCCGCCTCTGCCGTCTCAACCTCGCGATCCATGGGCTCTCCGGCGATCTGCGTGAGGCCAGCAGCTATTACGACGATCCGCATAAGCTGATCGGCCGGTTCGACTTCGTGATGGCCAACCCGCCCTTCAACCAGTCGGAGGTGGACCGAACGAAGCTGGCAAACGAGGCAGGGACAATTGATGCTCGGTTCCCTCTTGGCCTACCCACTGTCAACAACGCCAATTACCTCTGGATCAACCTGTTCTACGCAGCCTTGAACCCCTCCGGCCGGGCCGGTTTCGTTATGGCGAATAGCGCCAGCGACGAAGGAAAGGGTGGACAGCTGGAGTTGCGACGTAAGCTCATAGAGACCGGCGCCGTGGACTGCATCATTGCGGTCGGTCCGAATATGTTCTTCACCGTGACCCTGCCGGTGACCCTCTGGTTCCTTGATAAGGGCAAGGCGAAGGGGCCGCGTGGCGACCAGGTGCTGTTCGTGGATGCACGGAACCTGTACCGGCAGGTGACGCGAGCGCACCGCATGTTCGACCCGGACCAGATCGAATTTCTCGGCAACATCGTTCGCCTTTGGCGCGGCGAGCCCGTGGAGACAGAGGCGGGAAGTGCGACGCGGATGGCCGAGGCGTTCCCGGAGGGCCGTTATCGCGACGTGCCGGGCCTTTGTCGGGTGGCAACGCGAAAGCAGATCGAGGAGCAAGGTTGGAGCTTGAACTCGGGGCGCTATGTCGGGGTCGCGCCGGGGCAGAAGCATGACGAAGAGGAATTCCGAGTGAAGCTGGAAGCGCTCCAGGAGGAGCTGGAGGAGCTCAACGTGGAAGCCGCACAGCTCCAGGCGGCAATCTCGCGGAACGTTGCCGAGCTTTTGGAGGTCTGA